A window from Culex pipiens pallens isolate TS chromosome 3, TS_CPP_V2, whole genome shotgun sequence encodes these proteins:
- the LOC120413684 gene encoding bystin-like, whose translation MPTGRTLKINEKDEREMFQNKNGVKTCMPTEIVMDKITEKQTENQTQFSYIDSLKMEDFD comes from the exons ATGCCGACGGGCAGGACTTTGAAGATTAACGAGAAAGATGAGCGGGagatgtttcaaaacaa GAACGGCGTCAAGACGTGCATGCCGACCGAGATCGTCATGGACAAAATCACCGAAAAGCAAACGGAAAATCAGACGCAGTTTTCCTACATCGATTCGCTCAAAATGGAAGATTTCGACTAA